A region from the Leishmania panamensis strain MHOM/PA/94/PSC-1 chromosome 20 sequence genome encodes:
- a CDS encoding glycoside hydrolase, putative (TriTrypDB/GeneDB-style sysID: LpmP.20.1920), producing MNPLLARDYEVPKKPIFRLEGRTVVQSTEASAFMPNSITDSVMYSTNGHLGLRHLSEVERVGFKTEVLMNGIYHEEPTDTWEFKGIPRTNQVGASICTVDFDCMLDGESGTLSSIPHRELNLDDGAYRSKCSDVMSADNGVIFDTNYMRTVALSDLSAWGAQVCYTDFRLSDIGSPASVGSVSNAGLDNGVMSSSAPHSFSMDSMSDRAQQTHQSLTIDRPQESLNYRIELVVLISINQECWDVVHEGMDRICQSSLTSDSAVTTFTEVSCVVNYGDRYNLLQAEVQSTPWARDPESDTTSPFLRDLYNVNASGSRDGPSSYSNKEGKVHGRSDRHGRDTSAFRRPDTWNYHAFHSPNKAQRSYVIKKRFMLTLTPERVPDSVVLTFRACHKRAVTEQRLRALPTVEEMIADQRAALELFWKTFDADVKLQDDLSPSRSSLPFVYNAFRMFMVSHGLEGGLSRSGLSAAGDGLLFNLSEYIYYGLYYLLTQPEACLLLLKSVYHMLPQSRKYARVLAMNRGAVFPLKTISGVHSTHPANVSNARFHVNAEIGFLIALYDDASENIPAEDRLLLLELMMESARIWPQCGEWQDDHTVFRLDNIAGTDEYNSNASGNFYVNISARRHISSAFSFLDRQQGHLTEEQLNSVFASLGMTRHEMAELQAVGNGIVVPQRHERLGVYMVHDNFDTLLDWGNDRARHPLHLNYHPIHIYRRKLIDVPEVLLGMLLYPDEFDQRDFRQNFEYYLPLCTFDSPESLFVMVHALCRARSSFSQPMPLLRSLANIDLDNIVYSAEGGLHFSAIATTLPGLIFGCGGVRLSHKGLQVNPILPARVERYSFTIKWRGAVLRVLVDYVNITYDLLSGASLRFIHGARGERIHLHTGFGHCPEITHLAIPRTRLSQVAQFDGVVLLSDCLFDNLLEYSYRSWYKTLETLFDTYRVLHNRPIPPLTPEEFIEKVVYQCEDGEISFSGIGHILQRRGVHLELGTPEDAEIVETRYGLANAKVAEMTEMVLMTPPPVNPGLFSLLKCLVENGVALAVVSYSRTLKQLLASNPQLTRLFVASIDGEEAHDWKIKGQPHLDLYIRAAEKIHVDTSRCLVISHHLDRGFNAKEMSRFRMFIDVEDPFVSSRFPSSPYPTLTPEESQETGRYNPVVCRLKLSQIPSTIDELEDLVDGRSV from the coding sequence ATGAACCCCCTCTTAGCGCGGGACTACGAGGTCCCGAAGAAGCCCATTTTCCGTCTCGAGGGCAGAACAGTGGTGCAGAGCACCGAGGCGTCCGCCTTCATGCCAAACAGCATCACTGACAGCGTCATGTACAGCACCAACGGTCACCTTGGTCTGCGGCACCTGAGCGAGGTGGAAAGGGTTGGCTTCAAGACGGAGGTTCTAATGAATGGCATCTACCACGAGGAGCCGACGGACACCTGGGAGTTCAAGGGCATTCCTCGCACTAATCAGGTGGGGGCGAGTATCTGCACGGTCGACTTCGACTGCATGCTAGACGGTGAATCAGGTACACTGTCGTCGATTCCGCACCGAGAGCTGAACCTCGACGACGGTGCGTACCGCAGCAAGTGCTCCGACGTCATGAGCGCCGATAACGGCGTCATCTTCGACACCAACTACATGCGCACCGTCGCACTCAGCGACTTGAGTGCGTGGGGTGCGCAGGTGTGCTACACCGACTTCCGACTGAGTGACATAGGTTCGCCAGCGTCTgtcggcagcgtcagcaacgCCGGCTTGGACAATGGTGTGATGAGTTCCTCTGCGCCACACAGCTTTAGTATGGATAGCATGTCCGACAgggcgcagcagacgcatCAGTCGCTCACGATTGACCGCCCCCAAGAAAGCCTGAACTATCGGATCGAGCTTGTCGTGCTCATCTCCATTAACCAGGAGTGCTGGGATGTCGTCCACGAAGGGATGGACCGAATATGCCAGTCCTCGCTGACCTCGGACAGTGCGGTGACGACGTTTACAGAGGTGAGCTGCGTGGTAAACTACGGCGACCGATATAACCTCTTGCAAGCCGAAGTGCAGAGTACACCGTGGGCTCGCGATCCCGAAAGCGATACGACATCGCCGTTCTTGCGAGACCTGTACAATGTGAACGCCAGTGGCTCCCGGGACGGCCCCAGTAGCTACAGCAATAAGGAGGGCAAGGTGCACGGTAGAAGCGACCGGCATGGTAGGGACACTTCCGCCTTTCGTCGACCAGACACGTGGAACTACCACGCCTTTCACAGCCCAAACAAAGCGCAGAGGTCTTACGTGATCAAGAAGCGATTCATGCTGACGCTGACACCAGAGAGAGTGCCGGATAGTGTTGTGCTGACCTTCCGTGCCTGCCACAAACGTGCAGTCacagagcagcggctgcgagcCCTGCCGACGGTCGAGGAGATGATTGCGGATCAGAGGGCTGCGCTCGAACTGTTCTGGAAGACGTTTGACGCGGATGTCAAACTACAGGATGACCTGAGTCCCAGCCGCAGCTCGCTCCCCTTTGTGTACAACGCATTCCGCATGTTTATGGTTAGCCACGGACTGGAGGGCGGGCTGTCGCGCTCTGGACTCTCGGCCGCCGGCGACGGGCTGCTGTTCAACTTGTCAGAATACATTTACTATGGGTTGTACTACCTCCTCACCCAGCCGGAGGCATGCCTGCTGCTTCTGAAGAGCGTATACCACATGTTACCGCAGTCGCGCAAGTATGCGCGCGTCCTTGCTATGAACCGTGGTGCCGTCTTCCCGCTGAAAACGATCAGTGGAGTGCACTCAACGCATCCCGCCAATGTGAGCAATGCTCGATTCCACGTGAACGCTGAGATTGGCTTTCTCATTGCCCTCTACGATGATGCATCGGAGAACATCCCGGCCGAGgatcggctgctgctcctcgaaCTGATGATGGAGTCGGCTCGCATCTGGCCGCAGTGTGGGGAGTGGCAGGACGACCATACCGTCTTCCGCCTCGATAACATAGCCGGTACGGATGAGTACAATAGCAATGCCTCGGGCAACTTCTACGTCAACATCTCCGCGCGGAGGCACATCTCGTCCGCCTTCTCGTTTCTCGATCGTCAACAAGGACATCTcaccgaggagcagctgaatAGCGTCTTTGCTTCGCTGGGGATGACTCGGCATGAgatggcagagctgcaggctgTCGGCAACGGTATCGtcgtgccgcagcgccacgagCGACTTGGAGTGTACATGGTGCATGACAACTTCGACACCTTGCTTGACTGGGGCAACGATCGAGCAAGGCACCCTCTCCACCTGAATTACCACCCCATCCACATCTACCGACGCAAACTCATCGATGTGCCGGAGGTGCTCCTTGGGATGCTGCTCTACCCCGACGAGTTCGACCAGCGTGACTTTCGGCAAAACTTCGAGTATTACCTCCCACTGTGCACGTTTGACTCACCCGAGTCGCTGTTTGTGATGGTGCACGCGCTGTGCCGCGCGCGATCGAGTTTCTCGCAGCCGatgcctcttcttcgctcctTGGCCAACATTGACCTCGACAACATTGTCTACTCCGCGGAGGGCGGTCTGCACTTTAGCGCGATtgcgacgacgctgccggGGCTCATCTTCGGCTGCGGCGGGGTGCGACTTTCTCACAAGGGGCTGCAAGTGAACCCCATCCTTCCAGCCAGGGTAGAGAGGTACTCCTTTACGATCAAGTGGcgcggcgcggtgctgcgggtgTTGGTGGACTACGTGAACATCACGTACGACCTCCTCTCCGGTGCGAGTCTGCGTTTCATCCACGGCGCCCGCGGTGAGCGCATTCACCTCCACACCGGGTTTGGCCACTGCCCCGAAATTACGCACCTTGCTATCCCGCGTACGAGGCTGAGCCAAGTGGCGCAGTTCGACGGCgtggtgcttctctccgACTGCCTCTTCGACAACCTCCTTGAATACAGCTACCGCTCGTGGTACAAGACGCTGGAGACGCTCTTCGATACGTACCGGGTACTGCACAACCGCCCCATCCCGCCGCTCACACCGGAGGAGTTTATCGAAAAGGTCGTCTATCAGTGCGAGGACGGCGAGATTTCGTTTAGTGGCATTGGTCACATCTTGCAGCGTCGTGGTGTGCACTTGGAGTTGGGCACGCCGGAAGATGCCGAGATCGTTGAGACACGGTATGGCTTGGCGAATGCGAAGGTGGCGGAGATGACAGAGATGGTACTCATGACGCCGCCACCCGTCAATCCTGgtctcttttccttgctCAAGTGCCTCGTGGAGAACGGCGTGGCGCTGGCCGTGGTGTCGTACAGCCGgacgctgaagcagctgctcgcctcgAACCCGCAGTTGACACGTCTCTTCGTGGCCTCCatcgacggcgaggaggcgcacgaTTGGAAGATCAAGGGACAACCTCACCTGGACTTGTACATA